The Malus domestica chromosome 08, GDT2T_hap1 genomic interval ATCCAGTGGTATCTTGAACCTACCAACCCTGAATTTTgcatcaaaataataataacaaattaATAGCTAGCTCCAATTTAGGTCACATATCTGGTTAATTTTGACAGAATTTTTATTCGAAAATATTAAACATGATAAAGAATTCCCAGTCTCGCAAGATCATGTTATGTATTGATTTATATAAGACGTGTAGTCATATCATGTACGTACTGAGCATCTGGTAGTACATCTTTGCCGGTATACGACCGAAGATTCTGAATCTTAAGCTTATCCAGAATTGTGGTGTCAGCGTTGTGTTCACAACAATCGGCAATGACAGCAGTAACCCTACCGTCCTCATCTGTCTCCTCATAAGCATTAATGAAATGGAACGTAATATACAATGGAACTTCCACACTCGCCACCTTCAAAACAAAGGAATTGCATACAAATAATAAATCAAAAGATCAAAAAACATACTAATTAGTACACAAAATATCAGATGGGTAGTAACTTACAACGTTGCCACTAGCTTTACACATGACATGCATAAACGCCTTAGAGTCAGGGTGCCACTCAAACTTGTACAAGGGAGTGGGCTCGGCCTTGAGCAAATTCCCAGCACAATACCTCAGTGGCATTTCGGGCACAATGATGTAGTGCTCGGTCACAGGGAAAGAGTGCACCCAACCAGGAGCCGGTCCACGGCTACAATCAACCCGCCCGATCACCTTCCTCTCATTAGTACCCGGCTTCATCCTGACCGCTAAATACCCCGGGTTGATTAAATCCGGCAACAAAGTCAAAAACTCGGTATCGGTCACAATAGGATGTGCCGAGTGTATCAAACCACCCAATGTGTCACTGTACTCAAATTTTCCCAAAGTGTCCAACGTTGTCGGGTCAATCACTATTGATCCCTTCTGGGTTTCTGTGAGGCACACAACCCGACCATCACCTAGCTTAACCACTCCGGTGTTGGCGTTGTCAGTCAACGATGCACCGGAAAATAAGTTGGCTAGTTCTCCAATATAAGATAGGAAATTGGCTGGCTTAGGGACCTCAGAGAATTCACGGAAACATAATTTTTGGTTCTTCATGGCGGCTGTGTAGGCCTCGGATTCGATCTGGCGGTGGCCAGCAGTGAGGCGGCCGTCGTGGAAGTGGAGTTTGGCGAGCATGGCATAGCCGTCAAAGAGGTGGCGGAAGTTGTAGCCCCCAACGTGCCACAGCCCTGGACCATTTCTTAGGTACGTACCCTTCTGCATGTGACATTAAGTTAATTATGAGCTAGCTATATATTCAACAAATGTTCACCCTTTGTAATAAAATGGTGCCTAATTAATTTGGATCTATTTGTCTACAAATAACTGCAGATAGAAGTATTAGAAAAATTATTTGGAATGAGACACTGATACGGTCTGAAGCATTAAAATAGTTggtaataaataaatagtaaaagaAATGGACAAGGCCAACGTCAAATTACATTCTTGTCGATGAATTATATAGCACTTTAAAAGTAATTTAAGTCGGGAATATTTGTACTTGGCCAGCAGGCTCAGCGCCACATTTGTCCCATGGATTATGTGGCGATCGACAGTAAGTTGATTAATTCATTATCAGATTTAGTGTAGCTTAATTAGTCATATACTGCCATTTAGTGTTATGCTCTaataatattcttttttttatttataaataatgaattttaaatttgattatcaccaaaaacgaatttgatctATATTATTGATAATTCAATGTTAGGTTAAGCTAACTCTCTCTCTTAATATAAATGATATCATTATTCAAAATTAATCATATATACTAGCACTAGCATTTAGCAAGAAGACACACGCGTCATCAAGGACAAATCTTCGATCTACGTGCGTGGCAGGTAGGCCTCTCACTACGAAGCATTAAAGGTTAGAAAAGCAGGATCAAATTAACGGGAATAAGAAaaggattgttttttttttgggagactttggatgcggtccctagttatgaacaatctttgactgaaactttgttggttttcaatttttgatccaagtccctaaaattaattgataatttatttctatgtacgttactatattttttaaattaaaaattaaaatttatagttgtttatattaatgagattttaaataaaaaacataatttgtgggattaaaaatattaaaatataaatatactattgtgtgtgtgtgtgtgtaaacatgggtacattcataaaaaataaccaaaaaattattgtatcaaaacatgggtacattcttcaaaatgggtacatttagcaaaaataaaaatgggtacaaataaataaaaaaatatgggtacaatacaaataaaactttaaaaaatatgggcacaaaaagaaattaatatatgggtacaaattaaaattgaaaggaaaattggtacaaattaaaaaagggttgcaaattaaaaatgggtacaaactaaaaataaaaatatatgataaaaaatttagccataaatataaatatactaattgtaacatttttaatattaaatgaatatatttataaataaaaaatattttattattgaaataattaatgatattattaatacaaaggaccttgatcaaaaattgaaaagtaataaggttttaatcaatagagtagtaaaaataaggatgaaaacctaattactccttttttttttttacaaatttgagctttcttctatttttatttCCTGCAAGTTTCTGAGTAAAGTTGTAAACTTACAATATTTTGGCTTACAGCATCGTACCGTATTTTgatcctttattttttatttttggcctaACCCTAATATACATAGATTGAGTTCTTATTGGTTGTATCTGATatttagattaaaaaaatttcttttgtaTTGTAACAGAAGATACGATGTGTTATGAATCTGAACCAATTTATCACGGTAAATCTTAAATAAATTTGTAGTTTAGAGTTAGTAACAAGGAATAACTTATCAAAATAGGATTGACAAGAAAATATTCTTCGTCCACACAAATAGTACATGCAagcttatatatatgtacatgaaATCATCATCAGCAACAATTCTTTGATAGAATAAACCAAGAATTATGTActtgaaattaattaatgaacGATCACATACCAGCCACAATGGTATTTCTCCTTGGACAAGCAGCTCTCCTTCCCATCTCTCCTGCCGCACACTCGTCCATGCTACGTGACTCCCGTCGTAACCATCGCCACTTTCTTCTTTTGGGGGTGGATGAGCTATTGCCGGCAATGGTGGACTTGCTACGTTTGTGGACACCAAGCTCCGACCATTGTGCTTTTTTATGGTATTATTCAAGTTCTTTTTTAAGGGATTAAACCCACCTTTTATATTATTTGAGTTCTCAGAAACGGCAGCTGTTGGCAGAAAAGAGAAGTTTCCAGTAGCGCCTGAAAATGTTATGGAGGCCATGAAAACTAGCTAAGAACTAAGCAGCTGTGTATTAAGAGTGGGTTAAAGAGTGTAAGGTGTAATGTCCTTTATATACAGGAGGGCCGGCAGGGAAAGATTGCAAATAGGGCAAGTTAACTAATTGGAAACAAGTGTCCTATGCATCTCCATTTGGAATCTTAATAGGTGGAATTCCCCTTCACTAGCTGACATGGCTCTGTTCACTAGCTGACatggctcttttttttttcaaggaaaACCTAAAATAGAGAAGATGGGCATACCAATATGCTTCCGTTGATGGTTTAACTAAAGACAACCTTATATTGAATGGTGTTCTAATCAACCGAGCTACAAGAGCTTATTACTATACCATATAGCTTACCTTTTTTTATGTTATAATATTTGTGAGAAGCAGATGATGTTTTATAGTAGTTGCAGAAAGTAGTTACATCTATGCATCTTAGTGCGAGTTTAACATTCACTAATCCTCTTTTCTCCTAACAAATAACATTTTAACATAATGGCACTATCATtagtcgaaaaaaaaaaagtcatgtgGTCATGCAAGAAAagaaacaatatttttatttatttaaaaaaactaGCCAGATACCtccaaattaattattatatcattttggtaagggaaataaatttaaattgcACATAAGAAGAACTCACAAATAATGGGATAAATATATAGTAGagtaatattttgtattttatgcGGTAACGGGTGATTATCAGAAATCACATATGTTACGTGTAATTTGTCTCATATAATCGACAAGATTAAATCGACTGTATGGCTAACTTCTTAAATTTTCTTTGTAAGCGACAATTAACAGAAGTTTTCTTATTTGTCTTACTGTGATGGTTTGATAAAATATCCAAGGATAATGCTAAGGAGAAAATATGtgtagataaaattttgtaaatcaaatgatatggaagttgatgattggattattatataagtgttgattaatgtgtttatttcttattggtgacacaccATTTAATTTCTAAACAAAATatacaaatttaatttacctAACATTACTCAATATCCAAACCTCAAGAAGTTTGGAGTCCATTTACAACTCACAtggaatcttaatttttttttataaatattttgtcCATTGTGTACTTCGAGAGCGATGTTAAGGAAACCTTCAAAAAATACTTTAAATGTAGTCTACAAGTTATGGTATTCCTTGCCTTTTTCATACatcagttttatttttataattatgtGCCATATTTATGCAGCTAATGACCATTATGTTGCTGGACGTGCGTACAAAAGGGGAAGCCACCATACTAATTCTTTTATTTATGCCTGAATATTTCGTTAGCATCtcaaattttattcaatttattttgtatgtccTAAGCTAACATTGAGACAAATTACACACACGGATATATTATAGTATCATAACATATGTTCTGCTTCCTTCTAACAACAAACCTTGGACGGTCACGCATAAAGTTAAATCAAACATTATGAGAGTGATAAATTAAGTAGAAGTGATATTGATAATTCATTGATACGAAAAAACATGATTACAACACAATTACAAGCGTGCCAACAGAGTATAATTTTTTCAGTGACCAAATTCTGGATTTGGAGAGAATAAGCATATAAGCAAACTTAATTAATCCACTATCCGCTATATGGCAACCATGGACACACAAGAACCATAGATATACATTTGCCACAATAGATTAATGGTGGAAAATCCAAAGTCTAGGAACACAAAAGCAATCGCTAAGAAGTGAGGCCACACAAAATGCTGGGCGGCACAAACATGCACAAAACACAACTAAGCCGAGAAAGAATTCACCATAAAGGAACATACACACTATATGTGTGCACTATAAAGATTACTTCATCATAAAGAAAAATACCTTTCTCTCTCAAACATTctcgagctctctctctctttctatttttttgcaTATTCTTTCTTCATATAATCTTCACATGGTATCATTGCCGGGAAATGGCCTGGTGCTCCCGCAAATCTTCTACACTCTGATTTCGCTTATTTCTTTTCTCAATCCTCTAGTTTGATAAGCATTTGTGAAAAATTGGGATTCTTTGAAGTGTCAAATCGCCAGAAAATTGGGTGTTCTTCTCTTGCACACCAACTGCTTAATTAAAGTTCTTAGTGACAAAGATCCATTCTTTCTGCAACAATGGTTACAACTGCTCAATTATAGATTGTACAATCTCCCATCACAAGCCTGATTCCAACTGTTTCTACATCTGTAACAGTCACGTTGGATGATTCCAACTACCTTACATTTAGTTTTCAGATCATGCTCCTGTTGGAAGGACATGGTACAGTACTGGGTTTCGTCAATGGATCAAAAAAATTCCTACAGAGGTTTGTTGATGACTTAAATATTGTAGGAGTAGAAATTGATGCGTATCAATTTCGAAAAATGCACGATCGTGCCCTGACGCAACTTCTCACAACTTGTCTCCTATTGCAATTTCGTGTGTACTTGGAAGCACGAATTCTCATGACATGTGGGTAAATATCAAAGAATGGTTCTCTGTAGTGGCCAAAGCTATCATCTTTCAGATGAAAACAGAGCTTCAAAACATAAAGAAAGGGTTTGATTCAGTAAATGTGTATCTTTAGAAGATCAAAGATGCAAGAGACCATCTTGCAGCAGTTAAAGTCacatttgaagatgatgatgttATCATTCTTGCTCTCAAGGGGCTCTTCGCATAATATAACACATTTTGTTGTGTTATTCGAGGAAGGGAAAATGGTATTACTCTTAAACATTTCAGATCACAATTGCTTGTTGAAGAAGCTTATTGGTCAATCTTTTGAGACTTCCTTGAACTTTGGGACTGTAATGGCTGCAAGTGCTCAACCAGATAAAGGGAAAGTGTTGGTTCTTGATAGTCATCCATCTCAATCACAGTTTTCTGTTGGTTCTGGATCTTCAAGTCAAGAGTATAATCTAATGGTGGATCAAGTTCTAAGGGGCATAATTCAAATCATAGCTCAGCTCCAAATTATGGATCATCAAATAATTATCACGTTAATTCTTACAATTTTGGTGGTTACAAAGGCTCTAACTTCAGAGAAAAAGGAAGAGGCAGGTTTCCATACAATAGTGGTCAAAGATTTAATGTTCCCAATTCGAGTTCTGGAATTTTTGGCACTCCAAAACCTTATCAGTATTCCTGCCCTGGGCATCCCATTGAGATTCCAACTTGTCAAATCTACAACAAAGAGGTCATGTTGCAGCAGACTGTTTTCAAAGGTATAATAATTCAACCACTGGCATCACAGTTCAATGTTAAATTTATTAGAAGTTTGGACATTTAGCCACTCAATGCTATCACAGAAACAATTTTGCATATCAAGGAAGACCACATCTCCTATTCTCACTGCAATGCATGCTAATCACAATCCAAATGCACCACCTGAGTAATATTGGCTTACAGATATTGGTGCAACATCTTATATGACTTCTGACCTTGCAAATTTGGACTTGGCTGCAAATTTTGACGGAAATGATATTATAACTACTGCTAGTGGTGTGGGTTTGAGCATTTTCAATATTAGCACATCAAAATTAGTAGCTCCTACACATACTTTCACATTGAGAAATGTATTGCATGTTCCTAAGCTATCACAACATCTGCTATCTATTTATCAACTGTAGATTCATATGTGACGATAtttctttttgggttcatgACAAAATCACAGGGAAAATTCTTCTCAAGGGATTGTGTAGAGCTAGTTATTATCTTATTCCCTTTAATCCTCCATCTTCACAGAAACTATCACCTGCATCCTTACAGTTACATGCATGCTATCTTGTAAAACCAGTTAGCAAAAGCTTATGGCACAAAAGAGTAGGACATCCATCCAATGCTATCACCTCTGTGACACTACAACACACTAAGACTCTTGCATCCACGGATATATGTCCAACTATATGTAAACCTTGTTTAGAAGGAAAAATTCCTAAAATACTATTTTCTTATCCCTTAAATAAGTATGTACATCCTCTAGAAGTGATACACAGTGATGTATGAGGTTATGCCCATGTGTTATCATTTGAAGGCTATAGATACTATGTTAGCTTTGTTGATGAATGTACTAGATACATATGAATTTTgtcaataaataattaataagaAGTTTGTGCAATTTTTGTTCAGTTCTATACTTTTCTATGTACTCAATTTACTgcacaaattaaaatatttcaaagtgatggtggtggtgaaaaTACAAGCAGAAAGTTTCAAACCTTTTCTTTCATCAAAAGGCAGTTTACACTGAAAATCTTGCCCATACACTCCAAAACAAAATGGAATGGCAAAGAAAACATAGGCATATTGTGGAAACTGCCATTACATTATGCCAAATTGCTATAAACTACCATCAAAATTTTGGTTCAATGCTTGTGCCACTACCACATATCTGATTTATAGAATGTCATGTGTTATTCTTAAAATGTAATCTCCTTATACCTTACTCTTTGGTAAAGTGCCAGATATTGCTCATCCTAAAGCTTTTGGATGTGCATGCTATCCATTGCTTAAACCATACAAtactacaaagctttaacaaaaaacaACTTGCAATTTTCAGGGATATGCAGGAAACTATAATTGGTTTATATGTCTATATGCTGTTACCAGTAAAATTTACATATCTAGACATGTCCTTTTTGATGAAACACAGTTTCCATATtctacaatatcatcaaatgcATAACCACCAAACAATAACCCATTGCTTTCACATGATATCCCATTACCATCAATCTCTATGCATAATCGATTTACATTACCATCATCTCATATACATTCATTATCATCTCGAGACACAGAATCTTTGAATCAAAGTTC includes:
- the LOC103441305 gene encoding carotenoid cleavage dioxygenase 8 homolog B, chloroplastic; translation: MASITFSGATGNFSFLPTAAVSENSNNIKGGFNPLKKNLNNTIKKHNGRSLVSTNVASPPLPAIAHPPPKEESGDGYDGSHVAWTSVRQERWEGELLVQGEIPLWLKGTYLRNGPGLWHVGGYNFRHLFDGYAMLAKLHFHDGRLTAGHRQIESEAYTAAMKNQKLCFREFSEVPKPANFLSYIGELANLFSGASLTDNANTGVVKLGDGRVVCLTETQKGSIVIDPTTLDTLGKFEYSDTLGGLIHSAHPIVTDTEFLTLLPDLINPGYLAVRMKPGTNERKVIGRVDCSRGPAPGWVHSFPVTEHYIIVPEMPLRYCAGNLLKAEPTPLYKFEWHPDSKAFMHVMCKASGNVVASVEVPLYITFHFINAYEETDEDGRVTAVIADCCEHNADTTILDKLKIQNLRSYTGKDVLPDAQVGRFKIPLDGSPYGKLEAALDPNEHGRGMDMCSINPAYLGKKYRYAYACGAQRPCNFPNTLTKIDLVEKKAKNWYDEGAVPSEPFFVARPGSTEEDDGVVISMISEKNGDGYALLLDGSTFEEIARAKFPYGLPYGLHGCWVPSK